The Sorangiineae bacterium MSr11367 genome window below encodes:
- a CDS encoding peptidylprolyl isomerase, producing the protein MPKATARHILVSTEDKCLELKAQIEAGEDFAKIAKANSTCPSGQQGGDLGSFGPGQMVREFDTVVFSAPVNTLQGPVKTQFGYHLLEVTSRQD; encoded by the coding sequence ATGCCGAAAGCCACAGCCCGTCATATTCTCGTGTCCACCGAAGACAAATGCCTTGAACTGAAGGCCCAAATCGAAGCCGGCGAGGACTTCGCGAAAATCGCGAAGGCCAACTCCACGTGTCCGTCTGGCCAACAGGGCGGCGATTTGGGCTCTTTCGGGCCTGGGCAGATGGTCAGAGAGTTCGATACCGTGGTCTTCAGCGCGCCGGTCAATACGCTGCAAGGGCCCGTCAAGACTCAATTCGGTTATCACTTGTTGGAGGTCACGAGCCGCCAGGATTGA
- a CDS encoding MBL fold metallo-hydrolase, translating into MRWITSLSFVLVVGCAQPATPEIQPEMRVVHEAVEALGGRSAVDSVRTLTAEGTGEYFFLGQNRSPDSEQQMFEIKSFQRITDLAHERLRHEQVLEPRFLGTFPSSFTNVIGLDGDVAFEDDRGNIYREAPSVARDRRVELRHTAVGILQTALAKGSVVSNLRHNGVHPSVDVRTADGSVFTLTVDGTTRLPIKVASKGDQANLGDVMMETDFGAYQPAGAMKLPTRVAFRLDGHPVLNLRVTKNTVNGPTPDLSAPPAAKAEPADPAPKVTAEPLAKGVWLLGGESHHSVLVEFSDHAVLIEAPLSDARAFAVLSKAAELLPAKPVTHLVNTHHHFDHSAGVRAAVSRGLTIVAHEKSRRFLEAMMERPHTVAPDALAKKPMRMQLQGVEGRTVHQDGTRTMEIYATGGTHADTMLVVYLPKDRLLVEVDDYVPRPPQGTPRPNPFAASLFAAVASRKLDVERVVPLHGRIASFAEFEATVRSEKAQ; encoded by the coding sequence ATGAGATGGATTACGTCGCTCTCGTTCGTTCTGGTCGTCGGATGCGCGCAGCCGGCCACTCCGGAAATTCAGCCGGAGATGCGTGTCGTCCATGAAGCCGTCGAAGCCTTGGGCGGGAGGAGCGCGGTCGACTCGGTGCGCACGCTGACGGCAGAAGGCACCGGCGAATACTTCTTCCTGGGTCAAAACCGCAGCCCGGATTCGGAACAGCAAATGTTCGAAATCAAGTCGTTCCAACGGATCACTGATCTGGCGCACGAGCGGTTGCGCCACGAGCAGGTTCTCGAGCCGCGATTCCTCGGGACCTTTCCCAGCTCCTTCACCAACGTCATCGGACTGGACGGCGACGTGGCCTTCGAGGACGATCGCGGGAACATCTATCGCGAGGCGCCCTCGGTGGCACGCGATCGGCGAGTGGAGCTCCGCCACACCGCCGTGGGCATTCTGCAGACGGCTTTGGCCAAAGGAAGCGTCGTATCCAATCTCCGCCACAACGGCGTCCATCCGAGCGTCGATGTGCGCACTGCCGATGGCAGCGTGTTCACCTTGACCGTCGACGGCACGACGCGATTGCCAATCAAGGTCGCGTCGAAAGGCGATCAAGCCAATCTGGGCGACGTGATGATGGAGACGGATTTCGGTGCTTACCAGCCGGCGGGCGCGATGAAGCTTCCCACGCGGGTAGCCTTCCGTCTCGACGGACATCCGGTGCTGAACCTCCGCGTGACGAAGAACACCGTGAATGGCCCGACACCCGATCTGAGCGCGCCGCCCGCCGCCAAGGCAGAACCGGCCGACCCCGCTCCAAAGGTGACTGCCGAACCGCTGGCCAAAGGAGTGTGGCTCCTCGGCGGCGAATCGCACCACAGCGTGCTCGTCGAGTTTTCCGATCACGCGGTCCTGATCGAAGCGCCGCTGAGCGACGCGCGTGCCTTCGCCGTGCTCTCCAAAGCCGCCGAACTGCTGCCGGCCAAACCCGTGACGCACCTGGTGAATACGCACCATCATTTCGATCACTCCGCCGGAGTGCGCGCCGCCGTCTCGCGAGGCCTCACCATCGTAGCGCACGAGAAGAGCCGGCGATTCCTCGAGGCCATGATGGAGAGACCGCACACCGTGGCCCCGGACGCGCTGGCCAAGAAGCCGATGCGCATGCAGCTGCAAGGCGTGGAAGGCCGAACGGTGCACCAGGACGGGACGCGCACGATGGAGATTTACGCGACCGGCGGCACCCACGCCGACACGATGCTCGTCGTGTATCTCCCGAAGGATCGCTTGCTCGTCGAGGTGGACGATTATGTACCGCGCCCACCGCAGGGGACGCCGCGGCCCAATCCCTTCGCCGCGAGCTTGTTCGCCGCCGTCGCATCGAGAAAACTCGACGTCGAGCGCGTGGTGCCACTGCACGGCCGCATCGCTTCCTTTGCCGAGTTCGAAGCAACCGTGCGCTCCGAAAAGGCGCAATGA
- a CDS encoding beta-lactamase family protein, whose translation MIDARSGSARRNSTEPVAFESQFRMGSNTKTFVAVVMLQLVDEEKIRLDDTVDRWLPGRVSGHGNDGKTMTMRHLLQHTSGLYDYAKDLLGDFTEKDYYAKRFQHFDSEALVATAIAHEPKFASGTSWSYSNTNYTLAAMIIEKATGHDWRTEIRTRILEPLHMWHTFEPEDWADLPAPHAQGYNSFSAGQPPIDVTLFNMSWGGAAGSLITTTEDLTRFWRALQGGVLLSPARMAEMHDTVPATELQAVFPGLRDGLGIFWSPTRCGGFWHHPGDAPGFSTRNAVNEGGTRSVVLSENTTGDVPVASRANDELQLLEDVMCADR comes from the coding sequence GTGATCGATGCTCGCAGCGGCAGCGCTCGTCGCAATAGCACGGAGCCCGTGGCGTTCGAGAGCCAGTTCCGGATGGGCAGCAATACCAAGACCTTCGTCGCGGTGGTGATGCTGCAACTCGTCGACGAAGAGAAGATTCGACTCGACGACACCGTCGATCGATGGTTGCCCGGGCGGGTATCCGGACATGGGAACGATGGCAAAACGATGACGATGCGCCATCTCCTGCAGCACACGAGCGGTCTCTACGATTACGCCAAAGACTTGCTCGGGGACTTCACGGAAAAGGATTACTACGCAAAGCGTTTCCAACATTTCGACTCCGAGGCGCTGGTCGCAACCGCGATCGCGCACGAGCCGAAGTTCGCATCCGGAACGAGTTGGAGCTATTCGAATACGAATTACACGCTCGCAGCCATGATCATCGAGAAAGCCACCGGCCATGATTGGCGTACAGAAATACGTACACGTATCCTGGAGCCGCTCCACATGTGGCACACGTTCGAACCGGAAGATTGGGCCGATCTACCCGCGCCGCACGCGCAGGGCTACAACTCGTTCTCCGCGGGACAGCCGCCCATTGACGTCACCCTATTCAACATGAGCTGGGGTGGTGCTGCGGGGAGCCTGATCACCACGACCGAGGATCTGACTCGATTCTGGCGTGCGTTGCAGGGTGGAGTACTTCTGTCTCCCGCGCGCATGGCGGAGATGCATGACACCGTTCCCGCCACCGAGCTGCAGGCCGTGTTTCCGGGGCTACGCGACGGACTTGGCATCTTTTGGTCTCCAACGCGGTGTGGTGGCTTCTGGCATCACCCCGGCGACGCACCTGGGTTCTCCACACGCAATGCGGTCAACGAAGGAGGCACCCGCTCGGTGGTGCTCTCGGAAAACACCACCGGCGACGTACCCGTCGCGTCTCGCGCCAACGACGAGCTGCAACTGCTGGAAGACGTCATGTGCGCCGATCGATGA
- a CDS encoding YfbM family protein: protein MRLAREQYACDFDRATFLRSVEQGPERQLPAGVAERANKCERQRDEFWKWLFEHGVARRDVDRALPLEGAWMGLSWAYRGSRAMDLLFKEEVCAPFEDDGCGPIRLLTNGQVHIVLDALAERRVDEFGAHYEVGRVAWSARGCSPKSGEESYEYFAMLIAARQRLVAYLNDAKRYYRALLVWTDV, encoded by the coding sequence TTGCGCCTAGCGCGTGAGCAATATGCGTGCGACTTCGACCGCGCGACTTTTTTGCGGAGCGTGGAGCAAGGGCCCGAGAGGCAACTCCCCGCGGGCGTCGCCGAACGGGCGAACAAGTGCGAGCGGCAACGGGACGAGTTCTGGAAGTGGCTGTTCGAGCACGGCGTTGCGCGGCGCGATGTCGATCGCGCGCTCCCTTTGGAGGGGGCGTGGATGGGCCTCTCATGGGCTTATCGAGGATCACGCGCCATGGATCTATTGTTCAAGGAGGAGGTGTGCGCTCCGTTCGAAGACGATGGTTGCGGCCCCATACGACTTCTCACCAACGGCCAGGTACATATAGTGCTCGACGCGTTGGCCGAGCGCCGTGTCGATGAGTTTGGAGCACACTACGAAGTTGGCCGCGTCGCGTGGAGCGCAAGGGGATGCTCGCCAAAGTCCGGTGAGGAATCGTACGAATATTTCGCGATGCTCATTGCTGCCCGTCAGAGGCTCGTGGCTTATTTGAACGACGCCAAGAGGTATTATCGGGCGCTACTCGTTTGGACCGACGTATGA
- a CDS encoding DUF4085 domain-containing protein — MRYFTRGWANGELTDDAHALVCDAYAARLEQIVFRFPSSMARLHQETSLHDALIESVRWKPSAAELQLRLVAGTSEIGYQTVSLTYRGAMLGRPRIASLRNAANDREACVLYQELDIADDGTFAHRLLFWPNEEVTIEFRELEYDSAPRNDCRVTLGGAFVVEGEEEPA; from the coding sequence GTGCGATACTTCACTCGCGGTTGGGCAAACGGTGAGCTTACGGATGATGCGCATGCCCTCGTTTGCGACGCGTATGCGGCGCGGCTCGAGCAAATCGTCTTTCGGTTCCCCTCCTCGATGGCCCGTCTACATCAGGAGACTTCCCTCCACGATGCGCTCATCGAGTCGGTGCGCTGGAAGCCGTCCGCCGCGGAGCTTCAGCTTAGGCTCGTCGCCGGAACTTCGGAGATCGGATACCAGACGGTAAGTTTAACTTATCGAGGTGCGATGCTCGGCAGACCGCGAATCGCGTCACTGCGAAACGCCGCAAACGACCGAGAGGCGTGTGTCCTTTACCAGGAGCTCGACATTGCGGATGACGGTACATTCGCCCATCGGTTGCTCTTTTGGCCAAACGAGGAAGTCACGATCGAATTCCGAGAACTGGAATACGACAGCGCGCCCCGTAACGATTGCCGCGTCACGCTCGGAGGCGCATTCGTCGTCGAGGGCGAAGAAGAGCCAGCATAG
- a CDS encoding TetR/AcrR family transcriptional regulator, with protein MSADSQASGTRQDRRKARTRAQILDAAEERFAAVGAELATIEQIADAADVAVATVYLHFAKKEDLHLAVVERALEENERHMLAVYDSDAPPVDKLVDAVGAYLRFYLESPRLFQVVAMPPGGTSTDTAALVLSERIDRMTRALAKVIKRGIDEGTLRGVAPLDTARFLWGALNGVFALAQRPDRLRLSDRELRSALQQGAEILALGVVTDSQRDADGRLAPKLRNRLRKAIGATK; from the coding sequence ATGTCAGCCGATAGCCAGGCAAGCGGTACGCGTCAGGACCGCCGTAAAGCTCGAACTCGGGCCCAGATTCTCGATGCGGCCGAGGAGCGATTTGCCGCGGTCGGAGCCGAACTGGCCACGATCGAGCAGATCGCCGATGCTGCCGACGTGGCGGTGGCCACGGTCTATCTGCATTTCGCCAAGAAAGAGGACTTGCACCTGGCCGTCGTCGAGCGCGCCCTCGAGGAGAACGAGCGGCACATGCTTGCCGTCTACGATTCCGACGCCCCGCCCGTCGACAAACTCGTCGACGCCGTGGGCGCCTACCTGCGCTTTTACCTCGAGTCGCCGCGTCTGTTTCAAGTCGTCGCCATGCCGCCCGGAGGAACGAGCACCGATACCGCGGCCCTCGTTCTGTCGGAACGCATCGACCGTATGACTCGAGCCCTTGCCAAAGTCATCAAGCGTGGGATCGACGAGGGAACACTCCGTGGCGTCGCGCCGCTCGATACCGCCCGCTTCCTTTGGGGCGCTCTGAATGGTGTATTCGCCCTCGCACAAAGACCCGATCGGCTTCGATTGAGCGATCGCGAGCTGCGTTCGGCGCTGCAGCAGGGAGCGGAGATCCTCGCACTCGGCGTCGTCACGGACTCGCAGCGAGACGCCGACGGTCGGTTGGCGCCGAAACTTCGTAACCGTCTACGCAAAGCGATAGGAGCAACCAAATGA
- a CDS encoding ABC transporter substrate-binding protein: MNTIHVRSFLALLAIAGCASASPASEPSPESLESMPLADSGSEDEQLQRLYREALAEGGELTVYAGGDKPTQQDRVKNAFLAQYPSIRINTIVDLSKIHDARIDNQIAEHHVVADVIQLQTFDDFPRWKREGALLAYKPVGWSKVYDAIKDRDGAYTGMWFHAFAMLTATSLGSGAPIEAADFLKPEFKDKLVFTYPNDDDAVLFYFKQLTDEYGLDFLKKLVAQNPKFVRGTQDTGDLVRNGTYAAAFGVGGALAFQPGHTAVFSLPKNSPWVTWAQTAAILKDAPHPAAAKLYMSWVLSRANQQNFIRTSMWSSRSDVAPPSGYESIWNYPNADPRALPTFMSDRTALDRYKALITLYIGAPQGSNPNGDLGLHPGAF; this comes from the coding sequence ATGAATACGATTCACGTTAGATCCTTTCTCGCACTACTTGCTATTGCGGGATGTGCGTCGGCGTCGCCTGCATCGGAGCCGTCTCCCGAATCGCTGGAATCCATGCCCCTGGCAGATTCCGGCAGCGAGGACGAACAGCTCCAGCGACTCTATCGCGAAGCCCTCGCCGAGGGAGGCGAGCTGACCGTCTACGCCGGCGGCGACAAACCCACGCAGCAAGACCGAGTCAAGAATGCGTTCCTCGCCCAGTACCCAAGCATTCGAATCAATACCATCGTCGATCTGAGTAAGATTCATGATGCGCGAATCGACAATCAAATCGCCGAGCATCATGTCGTCGCCGATGTCATCCAGCTTCAAACCTTCGACGACTTTCCACGTTGGAAGCGAGAGGGCGCTCTGCTCGCGTATAAGCCCGTCGGTTGGAGCAAGGTCTACGACGCCATCAAGGATAGGGATGGGGCCTACACCGGCATGTGGTTCCACGCGTTCGCAATGCTCACGGCCACGTCGCTTGGAAGCGGCGCGCCCATCGAGGCAGCGGACTTCTTGAAGCCCGAGTTCAAAGACAAACTCGTATTCACATACCCCAACGACGATGATGCCGTGCTGTTCTATTTCAAGCAGCTGACGGACGAATACGGCTTGGACTTCTTGAAGAAGCTCGTTGCGCAAAATCCGAAATTCGTTCGCGGCACTCAAGACACGGGCGATCTGGTACGTAATGGGACGTATGCGGCGGCTTTCGGCGTGGGCGGGGCGCTCGCGTTTCAACCCGGCCACACCGCCGTCTTCTCCCTGCCCAAGAATAGCCCGTGGGTCACCTGGGCACAGACGGCCGCCATCCTCAAGGACGCGCCGCATCCAGCTGCGGCCAAACTCTACATGAGTTGGGTCCTCTCACGGGCGAACCAGCAGAATTTCATCCGCACGTCGATGTGGAGCTCCCGGTCTGACGTCGCGCCACCGTCGGGCTACGAGTCCATTTGGAACTATCCAAATGCCGACCCACGAGCACTGCCGACCTTCATGAGCGACCGCACGGCGCTCGACCGGTACAAGGCGCTGATCACGCTGTACATTGGAGCCCCGCAGGGAAGCAATCCCAACGGAGATCTCGGCCTGCATCCCGGCGCCTTCTAG
- a CDS encoding M12 family metallopeptidase: protein MLRSKSKLTLSLLLGLTTLAGLAACSDSGESSQADQSTGNGLHEGTLLTSSGPMTIHYEERDGQFIWQGDIILERSKVAESKPGSLGDQGFAMGYRTPVFDAGGIWPGNAVSYRFDSTVSSSLRTTIDQALDHYRNKTNVKFYFDSSNTAGDYLLFRGANDTGCNSYLGHGSGARTVNLGPGCNSFDTAVHEIGHAVGLQHEQCRPDRDNYITVQYSNIRQNMWGQFDKQNGAPAGSFDFDSVMLYPAYTGDTNFAIDTSKPIITKRDGSTYPNPQDGSGLSNSDIAAVTLLYPDHPPAGGRVAAIQQSDGWVDSIVVDKNGALQLAWEGNNQPWKNLAALSGNNFAPPGAGVALDRQGPDQIDGFVIGNDGALYVTWRPGNGGNWFAPYRISPAGVAPPGAAVATGHQGDLLDVFFVDNNGAVNVSWIAPGGTWAGPAAITGANFAPKGGNIGTGIQGTNQLDLLVVDNSGRVNVLWIVPGGTWAGPVALTGNVAPPGASIAMGHQNANQLDALFADNSGRLNVMWIVNGNPWAGPAALTGNGALAPGAILSAGLQSANQLDVFAVNPNGALQVYWIVDGSPWKGPYNISPNGFAPSGGGVAAVRQNGSQLDVLLTGYQGLSVAWIPGNNVWYGPGLVF, encoded by the coding sequence ATGCTTCGTTCAAAATCCAAGTTGACATTGTCGCTTTTGCTCGGCCTCACCACCCTCGCGGGCCTCGCTGCGTGCTCGGATTCCGGTGAATCCTCGCAAGCGGACCAATCCACCGGAAATGGATTGCACGAGGGAACGCTGCTCACCAGCTCCGGCCCGATGACGATCCATTACGAAGAGCGTGATGGACAATTCATTTGGCAGGGCGACATCATCCTCGAGCGCTCGAAAGTCGCCGAGTCCAAGCCCGGATCGTTGGGCGATCAAGGCTTCGCCATGGGCTACCGCACCCCGGTGTTCGACGCCGGCGGAATCTGGCCGGGAAACGCCGTCTCCTACCGGTTCGATTCTACGGTGTCCTCCTCGCTCCGGACGACGATCGATCAAGCGCTCGACCATTATCGGAACAAGACGAACGTCAAATTCTACTTCGATTCGTCGAACACGGCCGGCGATTACCTCCTTTTCCGTGGCGCCAACGACACGGGCTGCAACAGCTACCTCGGCCACGGGTCGGGCGCGCGCACCGTCAACCTCGGTCCCGGCTGCAACTCCTTCGACACGGCGGTTCACGAAATTGGGCACGCCGTGGGTCTCCAGCACGAGCAATGCCGCCCCGATCGCGACAACTACATCACGGTTCAATACAGCAACATCCGTCAAAACATGTGGGGCCAGTTCGACAAACAGAACGGCGCCCCGGCGGGTTCGTTCGATTTCGACTCGGTGATGCTCTATCCCGCGTACACCGGCGATACCAACTTTGCCATCGACACGAGCAAACCCATCATCACGAAGCGTGACGGCTCGACGTACCCCAATCCGCAGGACGGCAGCGGTCTGTCCAACAGCGACATCGCGGCCGTTACGCTGCTCTATCCGGATCACCCGCCGGCGGGCGGGCGCGTCGCGGCGATCCAGCAGTCAGATGGCTGGGTCGACTCGATCGTGGTCGACAAAAACGGCGCCCTGCAGCTCGCCTGGGAAGGCAACAACCAGCCCTGGAAGAACCTGGCGGCACTCTCGGGAAATAACTTCGCGCCGCCCGGTGCGGGCGTAGCCCTGGATCGGCAAGGCCCGGATCAGATCGACGGGTTCGTCATCGGCAACGACGGTGCTCTGTACGTCACCTGGAGGCCGGGCAACGGCGGCAACTGGTTTGCTCCGTATCGCATTTCGCCGGCGGGCGTCGCGCCGCCGGGCGCTGCGGTGGCGACCGGACACCAGGGTGATCTCCTCGACGTGTTCTTCGTGGACAACAACGGCGCAGTGAACGTGTCGTGGATCGCGCCCGGCGGCACCTGGGCAGGTCCGGCGGCGATCACTGGGGCGAACTTCGCGCCCAAGGGCGGGAACATCGGGACGGGCATCCAAGGCACCAATCAGCTCGATCTGCTGGTCGTCGACAACTCGGGTCGGGTCAACGTGCTCTGGATCGTGCCCGGCGGCACCTGGGCAGGTCCCGTCGCGCTCACCGGCAACGTCGCTCCGCCCGGCGCGTCCATCGCGATGGGGCATCAGAACGCCAACCAGCTCGACGCGCTCTTCGCGGACAACTCCGGGCGGCTCAACGTGATGTGGATCGTCAACGGCAATCCGTGGGCCGGGCCCGCCGCGCTGACCGGCAACGGCGCGCTGGCTCCCGGTGCGATCCTCTCGGCCGGACTGCAGTCCGCGAACCAGCTCGACGTGTTCGCCGTCAACCCGAACGGCGCACTGCAAGTCTACTGGATCGTGGATGGCAGCCCCTGGAAGGGGCCGTACAACATCTCACCGAACGGCTTCGCACCCTCCGGCGGCGGCGTCGCGGCCGTGCGTCAGAACGGCTCGCAGCTCGACGTCCTCCTGACGGGCTATCAGGGATTGTCGGTCGCCTGGATCCCGGGCAACAACGTCTGGTACGGCCCCGGCCTCGTCTTCTGA
- a CDS encoding aminopeptidase P family protein, with protein sequence MRPGWTEGRTSRWMMRWMNDHEVRAHLHKPIVAFAERTLAPTQHWEPARGEGEVLREGDVVILDCSPIVDGYTGDIAYTLSVGPNPTLEKAQSFLSELRARLPQRFANPETARDVFHWADAEIRAAGYDNAADGYVHSVMGHRVYRHGKYFSRETWFPSERAFGFMISWHGPGFLLKSISRLVYPETLGPLHHGPKTGVWAIEPHVRVGTFGCKFEELLIVDEGRAYWLDDVSQKRITIAA encoded by the coding sequence ATGCGCCCCGGGTGGACCGAGGGCCGTACCAGCCGCTGGATGATGCGATGGATGAACGACCACGAAGTCCGCGCCCATCTGCACAAGCCTATCGTTGCGTTCGCAGAGCGCACGCTGGCCCCCACGCAGCATTGGGAACCTGCCCGCGGAGAGGGAGAGGTACTTCGTGAGGGGGACGTGGTGATTCTGGATTGCTCACCCATCGTGGATGGATACACGGGAGATATCGCTTACACGCTGAGTGTCGGACCGAACCCCACGTTGGAAAAAGCGCAGAGCTTTCTCAGCGAATTGCGCGCGCGCCTGCCGCAACGCTTCGCCAATCCCGAGACCGCAAGAGATGTATTCCATTGGGCGGATGCCGAGATACGCGCTGCGGGGTACGATAATGCGGCCGACGGCTACGTGCACTCGGTCATGGGCCATCGCGTCTATCGGCATGGCAAGTACTTCAGCCGGGAGACTTGGTTTCCCTCGGAGAGAGCGTTCGGTTTCATGATTAGCTGGCACGGGCCGGGCTTTCTACTGAAGTCGATCAGCAGACTGGTCTACCCCGAAACGCTCGGCCCTCTGCATCACGGGCCCAAGACGGGTGTCTGGGCCATTGAGCCTCATGTCCGTGTCGGTACCTTCGGCTGCAAGTTCGAGGAACTGTTGATCGTGGACGAGGGCCGGGCCTACTGGCTGGACGACGTCAGCCAAAAGCGCATCACGATTGCTGCTTAG
- a CDS encoding ankyrin repeat domain-containing protein: MSKKTIKNLFQAIEDGNIDLVKQIIGVDADALECEGVGKVMFSGKTPLIYALQCGQTNIALFLLENHANANAKMSDSWRWPTLHFAVRTAVSVDSKPEDLHVLERMLTFGADPNATDAFGNTALDRSLLDYKKDCDAWKVIQVLVDAGANQANVGGSKMTTRELVSTNPHAFSSKVRSIMGIG; this comes from the coding sequence ATGTCGAAAAAGACGATCAAGAACCTATTTCAGGCCATCGAAGATGGAAATATCGATCTCGTCAAGCAGATCATCGGCGTCGACGCGGACGCGCTGGAGTGTGAGGGGGTCGGCAAAGTCATGTTCAGCGGAAAAACACCCCTCATCTATGCTCTACAATGCGGGCAGACGAACATCGCTTTATTCCTGCTCGAGAACCATGCAAATGCAAACGCGAAGATGTCCGACTCCTGGCGATGGCCCACGCTTCATTTCGCCGTTCGCACGGCAGTATCGGTCGACAGCAAGCCCGAAGACCTACACGTCCTCGAGCGAATGCTCACCTTTGGAGCAGATCCAAACGCCACGGATGCCTTTGGCAACACGGCGCTCGACCGCTCTCTACTGGACTACAAGAAGGATTGCGACGCTTGGAAGGTCATCCAGGTTCTCGTTGACGCTGGAGCGAATCAAGCGAACGTTGGCGGGTCCAAAATGACGACACGTGAGCTCGTTTCGACGAATCCCCACGCCTTCAGCTCCAAGGTACGCAGCATCATGGGCATTGGCTGA
- a CDS encoding M23 family metallopeptidase — MKSIRVAVLALPLFIGLFAFADAAAAAKPAKPAGASRAVKSGKSGKSAKLAFAPNFKAPFPCGQQWTYSHHDGEVRRALDFIRTDGGSTGGTPNLASAAGTVHNLYQEGGAGNYVQIDHGDGWTTFYFHLSSFSVGDGSYVEQGQEIGITGSTGASSGPHIHYEQLYFGDGQDIQINGGGLGYPGEYYQEYITSDNGCGGTGGKSYVDTFDNATGYNDANMSDAQGTLFKGTNYVYCKVYGAEVRSGDSFNHWWLRTDLDETFPGKNGRNAYVSAYYLSRWGNDEAKDNNGNVIPDCP, encoded by the coding sequence ATGAAATCCATTCGCGTTGCAGTGCTTGCGTTGCCGCTGTTCATCGGTCTTTTTGCATTCGCTGATGCTGCCGCCGCCGCAAAACCGGCGAAGCCGGCCGGTGCGTCACGCGCCGTCAAGTCGGGCAAGTCGGGTAAGTCTGCCAAATTGGCGTTTGCGCCGAACTTCAAGGCGCCATTCCCGTGTGGCCAGCAATGGACGTACTCACACCATGATGGGGAAGTTCGTCGTGCGCTCGACTTCATTCGCACCGACGGCGGGTCGACCGGCGGCACCCCCAACCTCGCATCCGCCGCAGGAACCGTGCACAATCTTTATCAAGAAGGTGGCGCGGGAAATTACGTCCAGATCGATCACGGCGACGGGTGGACGACGTTTTATTTTCATCTCTCGTCATTTTCAGTCGGCGACGGATCCTATGTCGAGCAAGGCCAGGAGATCGGCATCACGGGTTCGACGGGCGCTTCGAGTGGCCCGCACATCCATTATGAGCAGCTGTATTTCGGCGATGGCCAAGACATCCAAATCAACGGGGGCGGGCTGGGCTATCCGGGTGAGTATTATCAAGAGTACATCACCAGCGACAATGGGTGCGGGGGCACGGGCGGCAAATCCTATGTCGACACGTTCGACAATGCGACCGGCTACAACGACGCCAACATGTCCGACGCCCAGGGCACCCTTTTCAAGGGCACGAACTACGTGTACTGCAAGGTCTACGGCGCCGAGGTCCGCTCGGGCGATTCCTTCAACCACTGGTGGCTCCGTACGGATCTCGACGAGACGTTCCCTGGCAAGAACGGCCGCAATGCTTATGTATCGGCGTATTACCTTTCGCGATGGGGTAACGACGAGGCCAAAGACAACAACGGCAACGTCATTCCCGACTGCCCATGA
- a CDS encoding sigma-70 family RNA polymerase sigma factor, producing MRTRESSCQITQVEPACEDERRSPTLRDIFDSELHFVWRSLRRLGVPDRDLEDVAHEVFVVVHRHLGQYDPARPLRPWLFAMAFRCASEYRRRPRHRREVFEDQTLDHSDSAEPVDEALMRAQERNIARQALLRVPEDRRAVLILHDFDEVPMHEVAAALEIPLKTAYSRLRIGREELIAAARRLQKRRSVNAEQP from the coding sequence GTGAGAACGAGGGAGTCGAGCTGCCAAATCACCCAGGTGGAGCCTGCCTGTGAAGACGAACGACGTTCGCCTACGCTTCGCGACATCTTCGACTCGGAGCTGCACTTCGTTTGGCGCTCGCTGCGCCGCCTCGGAGTCCCTGATCGCGATTTGGAGGACGTGGCCCACGAGGTGTTCGTCGTCGTCCATCGCCACCTCGGGCAATACGATCCGGCTCGGCCGCTGCGACCCTGGCTGTTCGCGATGGCGTTCCGCTGCGCGTCCGAATATCGGCGCCGCCCGCGCCATCGCCGCGAGGTGTTCGAGGACCAAACCTTGGATCACAGCGATTCGGCCGAGCCGGTGGACGAAGCTTTGATGCGCGCGCAAGAGAGAAACATCGCGCGACAGGCGCTGCTCCGGGTGCCCGAGGATCGGCGCGCGGTACTCATCCTCCACGATTTCGACGAGGTGCCCATGCACGAGGTGGCGGCGGCCCTCGAGATTCCACTGAAGACGGCGTACTCGCGGCTGCGCATCGGCCGCGAGGAGCTCATCGCCGCGGCGCGACGCCTGCAAAAGCGCCGATCCGTCAATGCGGAGCAACCATGA